One region of Wolbachia endosymbiont of Drosophila innubila genomic DNA includes:
- the fabZ gene encoding 3-hydroxyacyl-ACP dehydratase FabZ, which produces MQFNISDIIKTLPHSYPFLLVDRVIECDPGKSIKAIKNVTFNEPFFIGHFPGHPIMPGVLIIESLAQASAICVLGKETIENKVVYLRSIENAKFRKLVTPGDTLILQANIQSVCLGVYKFRCIASVSEEKVAEATISAVLQNK; this is translated from the coding sequence ATGCAATTTAATATCAGTGATATTATAAAAACACTACCACATTCTTATCCGTTTCTCTTAGTAGATAGAGTTATAGAGTGTGATCCTGGTAAAAGTATAAAAGCAATCAAAAATGTGACTTTCAATGAGCCATTTTTTATTGGCCACTTCCCTGGTCATCCGATAATGCCAGGAGTCTTGATAATTGAATCTCTAGCTCAGGCATCTGCTATATGTGTTCTAGGTAAAGAAACAATAGAAAATAAAGTTGTTTACTTGAGATCCATTGAAAATGCAAAATTCAGAAAGCTAGTTACTCCAGGGGACACATTGATTCTTCAAGCTAACATTCAAAGTGTGTGTTTAGGTGTATACAAATTTAGGTGTATTGCATCTGTTAGCGAAGAAAAAGTTGCAGAAGCAACAATCTCAGCAGTATTGCAAAATAAATAA
- a CDS encoding OmpH family outer membrane protein has product MKYIQLFISVIALIISLFVGYKFVGYQPQNTKAAIIDSEKVINESLALQNIQQQIKEQNSRLQQEFENELEKLKPSKEEFDLLSEEAKKEKTGQFNKHTVNVRDNYAKKMLHLEESYREAVESVFNKIKEVTKKTAEKNNIDLVLFISKKNQVLYSMDEVDLSDVVLNNINKEIPEFALKGIE; this is encoded by the coding sequence ATGAAATATATACAGTTATTTATATCAGTTATTGCCTTAATTATTTCCTTATTTGTGGGGTATAAGTTTGTAGGATATCAACCTCAGAACACAAAGGCTGCAATTATCGATAGTGAAAAAGTCATCAATGAATCTCTTGCTCTGCAAAATATACAACAACAAATAAAGGAGCAGAATTCTAGATTACAACAAGAATTTGAAAATGAGTTAGAAAAACTTAAGCCATCAAAAGAAGAATTTGACCTTTTGTCAGAAGAAGCAAAAAAGGAAAAGACAGGACAATTTAATAAGCACACTGTAAATGTTAGAGATAATTATGCTAAAAAAATGTTACATTTAGAAGAAAGCTATAGAGAAGCAGTAGAGAGTGTTTTTAACAAGATAAAAGAAGTCACTAAAAAAACGGCAGAAAAAAACAACATAGATTTGGTACTATTTATTTCAAAAAAGAACCAAGTTTTATACTCCATGGATGAAGTTGATTTATCAGATGTGGTATTAAACAATATAAACAAGGAAATACCTGAATTTGCTTTAAAAGGCATTGAATAG
- the bamA gene encoding outer membrane protein assembly factor BamA, with the protein MKKLFYILVVVFISFPALLVALGTAEKVQVKDVKCIGNERVSNQTIGFYIKLKSGDYINDDDIDSIIKDLYKTKLFASVNAYIDDKKNLVIKIQENPLINKVVLKGNKLFNSKELLSNVIQSKSLTILTETKLQNDLVNLVTTYRNNGKIGVKIEYDLNKLDGNRVNLIFKIKEGKTSKIKDIRFIGNKNFSENELEQVIKRHSNDIFSKLFRAIFKGGNHYSPQYLLINTELLDHFYSSKGYIQNNIQPIVEIDNNNQTELTFLIDEGQQYLFGNNEVNIETEIQDLSLKEEILDFITEENGKIFNRVKINNTVEKINKYLNEKGYIFAKVNPEYAQRDNVVDVTYRVLPGKKIYINQITIDGNDRTLDKVIRSKLSVAEGDAYNISEIQKSRKKLMSSDFFETVKVNSYAVNDNAVNLDLSVKEKNTTSLYLGGGVSLPGGALIKIDLKDRNLFGTGKELSFALEKSQYVFSTDLEFVENNFNDSDTSLGMGVFYEKQDKPNTTFDSCDMGFFTKLSYKVTENLTNSLRYSYKYNHIHMDNKGGQDTDISEIILDRKGKHQISSVGYTLAYNKLDNLYTPKEGYLLRLSQDISGLGGNVNFLKSEFLSFYTHPILSKIDDDITLRFKMAAGHIFSYTDENLNIGQHFFKGGNEIRGFDLSGIGPRAEDKNKSSLGGKTYFNLTQQVDFPLPKLYDYAGIKGSLFVDYATLFGLDDKNKKYEGKYYDSKLVRVSPGFGFSMLSPFGRLRLDFGFPLVKESYDIIPSPNVKFSIEAGI; encoded by the coding sequence ATGAAAAAGCTATTTTATATACTGGTAGTGGTTTTTATTTCTTTTCCTGCCCTGCTTGTTGCTTTAGGAACTGCGGAAAAAGTGCAGGTGAAAGATGTCAAATGTATTGGTAATGAGAGGGTAAGCAACCAGACAATAGGGTTCTATATAAAACTAAAATCTGGTGATTATATAAACGACGATGATATAGACTCAATTATAAAAGATCTATATAAAACAAAGTTATTTGCTAGTGTTAATGCTTACATAGATGATAAAAAAAATTTAGTAATAAAAATTCAAGAAAATCCACTGATTAACAAGGTAGTGTTAAAAGGCAATAAGTTATTTAACAGCAAAGAGCTGCTAAGTAATGTGATTCAATCAAAGTCGCTAACTATTTTAACTGAAACAAAATTGCAAAACGATTTAGTGAATTTAGTCACTACTTATAGAAATAACGGTAAGATTGGTGTTAAAATTGAATATGACCTGAATAAGCTTGATGGCAATAGAGTCAATCTAATTTTTAAAATAAAAGAAGGCAAAACCTCTAAAATTAAGGATATAAGATTTATAGGCAACAAAAACTTTTCTGAAAATGAGCTAGAGCAAGTTATCAAAAGACATAGTAATGACATATTTAGTAAGTTATTTAGAGCTATTTTTAAAGGCGGAAATCATTATTCACCGCAATATCTATTGATTAACACAGAATTGCTCGATCATTTTTATTCATCTAAAGGATATATTCAAAATAATATTCAACCAATTGTTGAGATTGATAATAACAATCAAACAGAGTTAACTTTTTTGATTGACGAAGGACAGCAGTATTTATTTGGAAATAATGAGGTTAATATTGAAACTGAAATTCAGGATTTGAGCCTAAAAGAAGAAATATTGGATTTTATAACAGAGGAAAACGGTAAGATATTTAATAGAGTTAAAATTAATAATACAGTAGAAAAAATAAACAAATATTTAAATGAGAAAGGATATATATTTGCAAAAGTTAATCCAGAGTATGCACAACGTGACAATGTTGTAGATGTAACCTACAGAGTGCTGCCGGGTAAAAAGATTTATATAAATCAAATTACAATTGATGGTAACGATCGCACTTTAGATAAAGTGATCAGAAGTAAGCTAAGTGTAGCAGAAGGTGATGCGTACAATATATCTGAGATTCAAAAGTCACGTAAAAAACTAATGAGTAGTGATTTTTTTGAAACAGTGAAAGTAAATAGTTATGCAGTTAATGATAATGCAGTAAATCTTGACTTAAGTGTTAAAGAAAAAAACACTACTTCGTTGTATTTGGGAGGAGGTGTGTCTCTTCCTGGTGGAGCATTGATTAAAATTGACCTCAAAGACCGTAATTTATTTGGTACTGGAAAAGAGCTCTCTTTTGCTCTTGAAAAAAGTCAATACGTATTTTCTACTGATTTAGAGTTTGTTGAAAATAATTTTAACGATTCTGATACGTCACTAGGCATGGGTGTATTTTATGAAAAACAAGATAAACCAAACACTACTTTTGATAGTTGCGATATGGGATTTTTTACAAAGTTATCATATAAAGTCACAGAGAACTTAACTAATTCCCTTCGCTATTCTTATAAGTATAATCATATACACATGGATAATAAGGGTGGACAAGACACCGATATCTCTGAAATAATACTGGACCGAAAAGGTAAACATCAGATTTCATCAGTGGGATACACGTTGGCATATAATAAACTGGATAACCTCTATACTCCAAAAGAAGGGTATTTACTGCGCTTAAGTCAGGATATTTCAGGATTGGGAGGAAACGTGAATTTCCTGAAATCTGAATTCTTATCTTTTTATACGCACCCTATATTAAGCAAAATTGACGATGATATAACGCTACGCTTTAAGATGGCGGCAGGTCATATTTTTTCTTATACTGATGAAAATCTAAACATTGGCCAGCACTTTTTTAAAGGGGGTAATGAGATTAGAGGGTTTGACCTTTCCGGTATTGGACCAAGAGCAGAAGACAAAAATAAAAGCTCATTAGGAGGCAAAACTTATTTTAATCTAACACAGCAAGTGGATTTTCCTCTACCAAAACTATATGACTATGCTGGTATCAAAGGCTCACTATTTGTTGACTATGCAACACTTTTTGGCTTAGATGATAAAAATAAGAAGTATGAAGGGAAATACTATGATAGCAAGCTTGTGAGAGTGTCACCAGGTTTTGGCTTTTCAATGCTTTCTCCTTTTGGTAGACTTAGATTGGATTTCGGGTTTCCTTTAGTAAAGGAATCTTATGATATAATACCATCACCAAATGTTAAATTTTCTATTGAAGCGGGGATTTGA
- the rseP gene encoding RIP metalloprotease RseP, with the protein MELISNLIHQFSDGIYYFLSFSLIISVIVFVHEYGHYVVAKACKVKVESFSIGFGPEIFGFNDKSGTRWKLSVVPLGGYVKMLGDTNAASVPADQQELTKEEKLYSFHTKPRHKKAAVVFAGPFANMVFAVIAFTIFFSIAGYYRTPPVIENVIEGSAAKQAGLLPGDTITQINEHKIKYFEDISRVIMSNPKTRMEIEYSRNNEKHRTSLTPLIIKGKDVFGNTIERETIGIISVNTLKQSSFLGAVSLSVSETYHTMCLTIKAIFQIIVGKRSASEIGGPIKIAKYSGQSAKKGFIMVLYFMAIISANLAAINLLPIPLLDGGHLFHYIIEAVIRRDLSLKCQKYAAIFGALVLFLLMATGMSNDIRDLF; encoded by the coding sequence GTGGAATTAATTTCTAATCTTATCCATCAATTTAGCGATGGAATATATTATTTTTTATCATTTTCTTTAATAATTTCTGTCATAGTATTCGTGCATGAATATGGGCATTATGTTGTTGCCAAAGCATGCAAAGTTAAAGTTGAATCTTTTTCCATAGGTTTTGGTCCTGAAATTTTTGGTTTTAACGATAAGTCTGGAACTAGATGGAAATTAAGCGTTGTTCCATTGGGTGGTTATGTTAAAATGCTAGGAGATACTAATGCAGCGAGTGTCCCAGCTGATCAACAAGAATTAACGAAAGAAGAAAAATTGTATTCATTTCATACAAAACCGCGTCATAAAAAAGCAGCAGTAGTTTTTGCAGGGCCTTTTGCAAACATGGTATTTGCTGTTATAGCTTTTACAATATTTTTTAGCATAGCAGGTTATTATCGCACTCCACCGGTGATTGAAAATGTAATCGAAGGTAGTGCAGCTAAGCAAGCTGGTTTGTTGCCAGGTGACACTATTACACAAATCAATGAGCATAAAATAAAATACTTTGAAGATATTTCACGTGTGATAATGTCGAATCCTAAAACAAGAATGGAGATTGAGTATAGCAGAAATAATGAGAAGCACAGGACCAGTTTAACTCCATTAATAATCAAGGGCAAAGACGTTTTTGGCAACACAATAGAAAGAGAAACTATAGGGATTATTTCAGTCAATACATTAAAGCAGTCGTCTTTTCTTGGGGCTGTGAGCTTATCAGTAAGTGAAACTTACCACACTATGTGCTTAACGATTAAAGCTATCTTTCAAATTATTGTTGGTAAGAGGAGTGCAAGTGAAATAGGTGGACCAATAAAAATCGCAAAATATTCAGGACAATCAGCTAAAAAGGGATTTATTATGGTTCTATATTTTATGGCAATCATTTCAGCTAATTTAGCTGCAATTAACTTGCTGCCAATACCACTGCTAGATGGTGGGCATTTATTTCATTATATCATAGAAGCGGTTATACGTAGGGATTTAAGCTTGAAATGTCAAAAATATGCAGCTATTTTTGGTGCTTTAGTGTTGTTTTTGCTTATGGCAACTGGAATGTCAAATGATATTAGGGATCTTTTTTGA
- a CDS encoding succinate dehydrogenase assembly factor 2, with product MTDTSLLRRKLIYRSWHRGCKETDILLGHFALKYLDKFSLSELIEYEKIVDLDDYELYCYITRKTNLPPGLNSQIVNLIACFIEANPLCTQD from the coding sequence ATGACAGATACCTCACTACTCAGAAGAAAATTAATATATAGAAGCTGGCATAGGGGTTGCAAAGAAACCGATATACTTTTAGGGCATTTCGCATTGAAATATCTTGATAAATTTTCCTTAAGCGAACTAATCGAATACGAAAAAATAGTTGATCTTGATGATTACGAATTATATTGTTACATAACTCGTAAGACAAACCTCCCTCCTGGCTTGAATAGTCAGATAGTCAATTTAATTGCTTGCTTTATTGAAGCTAATCCTTTATGCACTCAAGATTAG
- a CDS encoding cell division protein ZapA: protein MQVVEIVIRNNTYKISCESGKENHLLRLANSFDKLVSSVSQKTGGKGSDALNFLLAALILEDKILELTKRLDEVNQEREKYRNEKRIEYTEVLDKVNKIITNLECIKD, encoded by the coding sequence ATGCAAGTAGTAGAAATAGTTATACGTAATAACACATATAAAATATCTTGCGAAAGTGGGAAGGAGAATCATTTATTACGCCTTGCTAATAGTTTTGACAAGTTAGTTAGTTCTGTATCTCAAAAAACTGGAGGTAAGGGTTCGGATGCATTAAATTTCTTACTTGCAGCACTAATTCTTGAGGATAAAATTTTAGAATTAACAAAGCGATTAGATGAAGTAAATCAAGAGCGCGAAAAGTATAGAAACGAGAAAAGAATAGAATATACTGAGGTACTAGATAAGGTAAATAAGATTATCACTAATCTTGAGTGCATAAAGGATTAG
- a CDS encoding HU family DNA-binding protein, whose product MATKSDIIARVAKRHLFLDKIVIAAIVDRFFGILSSTLKHHNRVEIRGFGSFSVRSYNLKETSHLMLQKFTKNQYFKTYFRSSKKLSDLINE is encoded by the coding sequence ATGGCAACAAAGTCTGATATAATAGCGAGGGTAGCAAAAAGACATCTTTTTTTAGATAAGATTGTTATAGCAGCTATAGTTGATAGATTTTTTGGGATACTTTCAAGCACATTGAAACATCATAATAGAGTTGAAATTAGGGGGTTTGGTTCTTTTTCAGTTAGAAGTTATAACTTGAAAGAAACAAGCCATTTAATGTTACAGAAGTTTACAAAGAATCAATACTTTAAAACATATTTTCGTAGCAGTAAAAAATTATCTGATTTGATAAATGAATAA
- a CDS encoding 30S ribosomal protein S1 — protein sequence MNNNNPVVNLPVTIRKLSSNKFIEEICQGQFEDQDNTLFEDSFVNKIKEGDVVEGVITRINPNDVVVDIGLKSDGRILIKELGCNDEVIIGSKIRVYVERIEDYHGNVVLSREKAIRDEKWNKLEEDTVTRAEVSGVIKRSIKCGFIVDLGDGISAFLPLSHVDLKQVKDARHLIETEQKFIVLKMDKKQGNIVVSRKLVLEKLHAGEKIKFLESLNEGDIIEGKIKSITHYGVFVGIHESDVVGVIDGLLHITDISWSRVSHPSAVFTCGQTIKVKIIKIDKENAKISLGVKQLEDSPWQDAESKYLVDSVHKGYVTSIEDYGLFVELRSGIEGLVHSSEITWVKSNLPVSSLVTRGQEVYVKILSIDIAKSRMSLSMKRCVDNPWQVFINKYPPGSIVSGEVKNNTGSYVSVAFGASEIDENVEGTIYVKDFSWSKNGSDEIKKYNVGDKIEAKVIRANVNRARIYLGIKQIEYDPLEELIKKVKVGDKIQVIVDKREDNGLVVEVENDVTLLIDQEHLPENKKFSISEKIEVEVLGVEEYNIALSAK from the coding sequence ATGAATAATAATAATCCAGTCGTAAATCTACCGGTTACTATCAGAAAGCTATCATCAAACAAATTTATAGAAGAGATATGTCAAGGCCAATTTGAGGATCAAGATAATACCTTGTTTGAAGATTCTTTTGTTAACAAAATTAAAGAAGGAGATGTGGTAGAAGGTGTAATTACAAGAATAAACCCTAACGACGTTGTGGTTGATATTGGTTTAAAATCTGACGGGAGAATTCTGATCAAGGAACTCGGTTGTAATGATGAGGTCATTATTGGCTCGAAAATCAGAGTTTATGTGGAAAGAATTGAAGATTATCATGGTAATGTTGTTCTTAGTCGTGAAAAAGCAATTAGGGACGAAAAATGGAATAAGTTGGAAGAAGATACAGTTACAAGGGCTGAAGTAAGCGGAGTTATTAAACGCTCAATTAAATGTGGCTTTATTGTTGATCTTGGTGACGGAATAAGCGCTTTTTTACCGCTGAGTCATGTGGATTTGAAGCAAGTAAAAGATGCGAGGCACCTTATTGAAACTGAACAAAAGTTCATCGTGCTTAAAATGGATAAGAAGCAGGGCAATATTGTAGTATCAAGAAAGCTGGTGTTAGAAAAATTGCACGCTGGTGAAAAAATTAAATTTTTAGAATCTTTAAATGAAGGCGATATAATAGAAGGGAAAATAAAAAGTATCACTCATTACGGTGTATTTGTCGGTATTCATGAATCAGATGTAGTGGGAGTTATAGATGGATTGTTACATATTACAGATATCTCTTGGAGTAGGGTAAGTCATCCGTCTGCAGTTTTTACTTGTGGTCAGACTATAAAAGTTAAAATTATAAAAATAGATAAGGAAAATGCTAAAATTTCCTTGGGTGTGAAGCAGCTAGAAGATAGCCCTTGGCAAGATGCAGAGTCAAAATATCTAGTTGATAGTGTGCATAAGGGTTATGTAACAAGCATAGAAGATTATGGATTATTTGTTGAGCTTAGATCTGGAATTGAAGGTTTAGTGCACTCGTCAGAAATAACTTGGGTTAAGAGTAATTTACCAGTTAGTAGTCTCGTAACAAGGGGACAAGAAGTATATGTAAAAATTCTCAGTATTGACATTGCTAAGAGTAGGATGAGTTTAAGCATGAAAAGGTGTGTAGACAACCCTTGGCAAGTATTTATCAATAAATATCCTCCTGGTTCTATTGTTTCTGGTGAAGTGAAGAATAATACCGGCTCATATGTATCTGTTGCTTTCGGTGCTTCTGAAATAGATGAGAACGTAGAAGGGACAATATATGTGAAAGATTTTAGTTGGTCTAAAAATGGTTCAGATGAGATAAAGAAGTATAATGTAGGTGATAAAATAGAAGCAAAAGTAATAAGGGCTAACGTGAATCGGGCAAGAATTTATCTTGGAATAAAACAAATAGAGTATGATCCTCTTGAAGAACTGATAAAGAAAGTTAAGGTAGGTGATAAAATACAGGTTATTGTAGATAAGAGAGAAGATAATGGACTAGTCGTTGAAGTTGAGAACGATGTAACCCTTCTAATAGATCAAGAGCATTTACCAGAGAATAAAAAATTCTCTATATCAGAAAAAATAGAAGTTGAAGTATTGGGTGTTGAAGAATATAACATAGCATTATCTGCTAAGTGA
- the trmB gene encoding tRNA (guanosine(46)-N7)-methyltransferase TrmB — MLFKNSKWIRSFSRRSRLKPDVDEILEKYSIQNSKESIEKIVNSQKRIWVEIGFGNGENMLYQVLNEPDLLFIGCEPYLKGVSRLLTNIEIQNIKNILMWTEDARELIANFPDNSVERFFILFPDPWPKRSHNKRRLINTEFLNLLAKKILITGEIFIATDHQDYAEWIASHIKQCNSLIYREDDFTSYTLTKYHRRALKDQRKVRFFKVSVINNLQTMDQ; from the coding sequence ATGCTATTTAAGAATAGCAAGTGGATTAGATCGTTCTCCAGAAGGTCCAGGCTAAAACCTGATGTTGATGAAATATTGGAAAAATATTCTATTCAAAACAGCAAGGAATCTATAGAGAAAATTGTAAATTCACAAAAAAGAATATGGGTAGAAATAGGCTTTGGCAACGGTGAAAATATGCTTTACCAGGTGCTCAATGAACCTGATCTATTATTTATAGGATGTGAGCCCTACTTAAAGGGGGTTTCTCGCTTGCTAACAAACATAGAAATACAGAACATAAAAAATATTTTAATGTGGACAGAAGATGCAAGAGAATTGATTGCAAATTTTCCTGATAACAGTGTTGAAAGATTCTTTATTCTCTTTCCAGATCCATGGCCAAAAAGAAGTCACAATAAAAGACGATTAATTAATACGGAATTTTTAAATTTATTAGCAAAAAAAATACTTATAACAGGGGAAATATTCATTGCAACCGATCATCAGGACTATGCAGAGTGGATAGCATCACATATAAAGCAGTGTAACTCTTTAATCTATAGGGAAGACGATTTCACAAGTTATACTCTTACAAAATACCACAGAAGAGCGCTCAAAGATCAGCGTAAAGTGAGGTTCTTTAAAGTAAGTGTTATTAATAATTTGCAGACTATGGATCAATAG
- a CDS encoding heme exporter protein CcmB, with protein MIDSVKKLVIDDKNFTYIVCIFIIMLSLSSFTLKNNNKQEVMLTLTWICATFVLQISTNNLFTSDYHDGILEQIFVQPLSSRLIVAYKIFAHWLLFGLPISVISSIFSFAILGNSIEHSIAVGVSLLFNTLIITNISATGNALMIGQNNLASGVSQILVLPMIMPTFVYFKMLTQFENLSLNIYTLLITILVFVILIVNSTITTHMALKFAVEQD; from the coding sequence ATGATCGACTCAGTAAAAAAATTAGTAATAGATGATAAGAACTTTACCTATATAGTATGTATTTTTATCATAATGTTAAGTTTATCTTCATTTACACTTAAAAACAACAATAAACAAGAAGTTATGTTAACATTAACATGGATATGTGCTACATTTGTTTTGCAGATTTCTACAAATAATTTGTTTACATCTGATTATCATGATGGAATATTAGAGCAAATCTTTGTACAGCCACTCTCTTCTAGGCTTATAGTTGCTTATAAAATTTTCGCTCACTGGTTATTATTTGGATTACCGATTTCAGTAATTTCTTCCATATTCAGCTTTGCAATTCTAGGCAATAGTATTGAACACTCAATAGCAGTTGGAGTGTCTTTATTATTTAATACGCTGATAATCACTAATATTTCAGCTACTGGAAATGCATTGATGATTGGTCAAAACAACTTAGCATCAGGAGTATCGCAAATTCTTGTTTTGCCAATGATAATGCCAACCTTTGTGTATTTTAAAATGCTAACTCAATTTGAAAATTTATCCTTGAATATTTATACACTACTAATCACCATCTTAGTTTTTGTTATTTTGATTGTTAACAGCACCATAACTACTCACATGGCACTAAAATTTGCTGTGGAACAGGATTGA
- a CDS encoding TraR/DksA family transcriptional regulator: MEKLPKIKSPEDYTPSEDEEYMSVKQLEYFSLKLQSILAELEKQELEDNSIDTYYSDEDSGNEELIKRRKDRKEKIKEALEKIKLGTYGYCDGTGEEIGVERLKANPLAIYCIEEQERVEKEKNVYNIND, translated from the coding sequence ATGGAAAAGTTACCAAAAATAAAGTCACCAGAAGATTACACTCCTTCAGAAGATGAAGAATATATGAGCGTAAAACAACTGGAATACTTCAGCTTAAAGTTACAATCAATACTCGCTGAGTTAGAGAAACAAGAACTAGAAGATAATAGTATTGATACATACTATTCTGATGAAGATAGTGGAAACGAGGAATTAATCAAGCGTCGAAAAGATAGAAAAGAAAAAATTAAGGAGGCGTTAGAAAAAATAAAATTAGGCACTTATGGTTACTGCGATGGAACAGGAGAAGAAATAGGAGTCGAAAGACTTAAAGCTAATCCGCTTGCTATATATTGTATTGAAGAGCAAGAGAGAGTAGAAAAAGAAAAGAACGTGTACAACATTAACGATTAA
- the der gene encoding ribosome biogenesis GTPase Der, translating into MLKIAIVGLPNAGKSTLFNRLVERKAAVVSNIPGVTRDRQEGMGRISDLEFKVIDTGGWNDQTNFSLQVIEQIEFSLSNSNIIFFLVDAKVQNERNEEFAKWLKRKINKPVILVANKCESHKSENVDYLQFFDFLGPVYISAEHNLGMVDLYDALAGVIENFNENTELPNNELSRLRIAIIGRPNVGKSTFLNGLLAENRLITSSEPGTTRDSVDITYDHDGELITLIDTAGIRRKANVVDGLESRFVEKSMESIKRSHVVVLMLDSLVGIEQQDLSIGEAAIKGGKGIIVVLNKWDLIGKDDRSRLIKFVKQQEVTRLFLEVPTITISALKGMRCGDVIDKCLEVSESLNKKISTAKLNKWLIDAVGKHSHPLVKGKAVKMKYIAQIGTKPPAFSLICNIPESVDESYKRYLINDLRKNFFADGVPVRLLLKKNKNPYVK; encoded by the coding sequence ATGCTAAAAATCGCCATAGTAGGCCTACCAAATGCTGGAAAATCGACCCTATTCAACAGATTAGTAGAAAGAAAAGCAGCAGTAGTGAGTAACATTCCAGGAGTGACAAGGGATAGGCAAGAGGGAATGGGGAGAATTAGCGATTTGGAGTTTAAAGTTATAGATACAGGAGGATGGAACGACCAAACTAATTTTTCACTACAAGTTATTGAACAAATCGAATTTTCTTTATCCAATTCAAACATAATTTTCTTTCTTGTTGATGCAAAAGTGCAAAATGAGCGAAATGAAGAGTTTGCAAAGTGGCTGAAGAGAAAAATAAATAAACCTGTAATACTAGTAGCAAATAAATGCGAGAGTCATAAATCCGAAAATGTTGATTATTTGCAGTTTTTTGATTTTCTTGGCCCGGTGTATATCTCTGCCGAGCATAATCTTGGCATGGTTGATCTTTATGATGCATTAGCTGGTGTTATTGAAAATTTTAACGAGAACACTGAGTTACCTAACAATGAACTGAGTAGGCTGAGGATCGCGATCATCGGCCGTCCGAATGTTGGAAAATCAACTTTTTTAAATGGTTTACTTGCAGAAAACAGACTAATAACAAGTTCAGAGCCAGGTACCACACGTGATTCTGTGGATATTACATATGATCATGATGGAGAGTTAATTACTCTAATTGACACTGCCGGAATCCGCAGAAAGGCGAATGTTGTAGATGGCTTAGAATCAAGATTTGTTGAGAAAAGCATGGAATCAATCAAGCGCTCTCATGTGGTAGTTTTAATGCTAGACTCCCTAGTTGGTATTGAGCAGCAGGATTTATCAATTGGTGAAGCTGCAATTAAGGGAGGGAAAGGGATTATTGTTGTTTTAAATAAGTGGGATTTAATAGGTAAGGATGACAGAAGCAGGTTAATAAAATTTGTCAAACAACAGGAAGTAACCAGGTTATTCTTGGAAGTGCCAACTATAACAATTTCTGCGTTAAAAGGCATGCGCTGCGGTGATGTGATAGATAAGTGTCTTGAAGTGAGTGAATCCTTGAACAAGAAGATCAGCACTGCAAAACTGAATAAGTGGCTCATAGATGCTGTAGGAAAACATTCTCACCCTCTTGTAAAAGGCAAAGCAGTTAAAATGAAGTATATCGCTCAAATTGGTACTAAACCTCCAGCTTTTTCTTTGATATGTAACATACCTGAAAGTGTTGATGAAAGTTACAAACGCTATTTAATTAACGATCTCAGAAAAAATTTCTTTGCAGACGGTGTGCCAGTTAGATTGCTTTTGAAAAAAAATAAAAATCCCTATGTAAAATGA